One window of Hymenobacter sp. BRD128 genomic DNA carries:
- a CDS encoding diacylglycerol kinase family protein — MPRTCFIFNPMAGTGRRADFPTLLQRHFGGAAGVEYLLRPTEGPGHATELAREAAQAGCRVVVAVGGDGTVNEVGQGLLGQPGAALGIVPRGSGNGLARHLRVPLGLPAALRRLRQPTFSRMDVGTINGRPFFCTAGLGFDAHVSQHFAQAGTRGVSTYLRVTLREYGHFRPVPVEVDTNGQTLATDCYVLAFANASQYGNNAFIAPQANLQDGLLDMCLIDALPPWRAVRVVLGMALGTLPRTGGAAYRHTQHALVRAAAPLGYHADGDYLGHATEFEVGVLPLALEVAV, encoded by the coding sequence ATGCCGCGTACTTGCTTTATTTTCAATCCGATGGCGGGCACTGGCCGCCGGGCCGATTTTCCGACGCTGCTGCAGCGGCATTTCGGCGGCGCAGCGGGAGTTGAGTACCTGCTGCGGCCCACCGAAGGCCCCGGCCACGCCACCGAGCTGGCCCGCGAGGCCGCGCAGGCCGGCTGCCGGGTAGTAGTAGCCGTGGGCGGCGATGGCACCGTGAATGAGGTGGGGCAGGGGCTGCTGGGCCAGCCCGGCGCGGCGCTGGGTATCGTGCCGCGCGGCTCGGGCAATGGGCTGGCCCGCCACCTGCGGGTGCCGCTGGGCCTGCCGGCCGCGCTGCGGCGGCTGCGCCAGCCTACTTTCAGCCGCATGGATGTGGGCACCATTAATGGCCGGCCGTTTTTCTGCACGGCCGGGCTGGGCTTTGATGCGCACGTGAGCCAGCATTTTGCGCAGGCGGGCACCCGCGGGGTGAGCACGTATTTGCGGGTGACGCTGCGCGAGTACGGCCACTTTCGGCCAGTGCCGGTGGAGGTCGATACCAACGGCCAGACCCTAGCCACCGACTGCTACGTGCTGGCCTTTGCCAATGCTTCGCAGTACGGCAACAATGCCTTTATTGCTCCGCAAGCCAACTTGCAGGACGGCCTGCTTGATATGTGCCTCATTGATGCGCTGCCGCCCTGGCGGGCCGTGCGGGTAGTGCTGGGCATGGCCCTGGGCACCCTGCCGCGCACGGGGGGCGCCGCCTACCGCCACACGCAGCACGCTCTGGTGCGGGCCGCCGCGCCCCTGGGCTACCACGCCGACGGCGACTACCTGGGCCACGCCACGGAGTTTGAGGTGGGCGTGCTGCCGCTAGCCCTGGAGGTAGCCGTGTAG
- a CDS encoding DUF3050 domain-containing protein, which translates to MSQDFVQELQAQFRPARQRMVDHAVYRRIETLADLRVFMAHHVYAVWDFMSLLKALQRELTCVELPWVPKGSPATRRLINDIVLEEETDLDPEGQPTSHFELYLRAMREAGADTAPAERLLAALAQGDSVPAALAAAQAPASVQEFVKHTFSVIASGQPHAVAAAFTFGREDVIPDMFRSLIADLGQRFPGQLDTFTYYLNRHIELDEDHHAPLAHQMVRDLCGTDPARWREATEVAQQGMAARVALWDGIAAALAQEKAAV; encoded by the coding sequence ATGTCTCAGGATTTTGTTCAGGAATTGCAGGCGCAGTTCCGGCCGGCGCGCCAGCGCATGGTCGACCACGCGGTATACCGCCGTATCGAAACGCTGGCCGACCTGCGCGTATTTATGGCGCACCACGTGTACGCGGTGTGGGATTTTATGTCGCTGCTCAAAGCCTTGCAGCGCGAGCTGACCTGCGTTGAGTTGCCGTGGGTGCCAAAGGGCAGCCCCGCTACCCGCCGCCTCATCAACGACATTGTGCTGGAAGAAGAAACCGACCTCGACCCCGAAGGCCAGCCCACCAGCCACTTTGAACTGTACCTGCGCGCCATGCGCGAAGCCGGCGCCGATACCGCGCCCGCCGAGCGCCTGCTGGCCGCCCTGGCCCAAGGCGACAGCGTGCCGGCGGCCCTCGCCGCCGCGCAGGCTCCGGCCAGCGTGCAAGAGTTTGTGAAGCACACGTTTAGCGTCATTGCCAGCGGGCAACCGCACGCGGTGGCGGCGGCCTTCACCTTCGGGCGCGAGGATGTGATACCCGATATGTTTCGCAGCCTGATTGCCGACCTGGGCCAGCGCTTTCCGGGCCAGCTCGATACGTTTACGTACTACCTCAACCGCCATATCGAGCTTGATGAGGACCACCACGCGCCGCTAGCCCACCAGATGGTGCGCGACCTTTGCGGCACCGACCCGGCCCGCTGGCGCGAAGCCACCGAGGTGGCACAGCAGGGCATGGCCGCCCGCGTGGCGCTTTGGGACGGTATTGCGGCCGCGCTGGCTCAGGAGAAAGCTGCCGTTTAG
- a CDS encoding translation initiation factor, with translation MKKDQSRRQGVIYSTNPDFSYQSDEPAEAATLPPQQQHLRVQLDKKQRGGKQVTLITGFAGKEEDLQTLGKLLKTKCGVGGSAKDGEIVVQGDFRAKVLEVLLKEGYKAKQIGG, from the coding sequence ATGAAAAAAGACCAGTCGCGCCGCCAGGGAGTGATTTACTCAACCAATCCCGACTTCTCTTATCAATCTGACGAGCCAGCCGAGGCTGCGACCCTGCCGCCTCAGCAGCAGCACTTGCGCGTGCAGCTCGACAAAAAGCAGCGCGGCGGCAAGCAGGTGACGCTCATTACGGGCTTCGCGGGGAAAGAGGAAGACTTGCAAACCCTCGGCAAGCTGCTCAAAACCAAGTGCGGCGTGGGCGGCAGTGCCAAGGATGGCGAAATTGTGGTGCAGGGAGACTTCCGGGCCAAGGTGCTCGAAGTATTGCTCAAGGAAGGCTACAAAGCCAAGCAGATTGGTGGCTAG
- a CDS encoding PspC domain-containing protein, whose product MKKNISINLQGIIFHLEDDGYEVLSRYLQEVKAHFASYQGHEEIVADIEGRIAELFSARLSPVKQVITLQDVEEMTAKMGRVSDFQTSPDEDEDTYAEPAATAAGAGRAFTGGPTPADTEPRRLYRDLAHRKIAGVCAGLAQYFRVNPLLVRLIFLALVLLPNVFGVYDHIPGTGMFRHRFDFGGLALIAYVVLWIALPKRDDAPEPIDTLDFGGKLTGRKLFRDVDNGKVGGVSAGLAAYFQTDVVLVRVLFLIGLFLGGSSFIIYLILWAVVPEARTVSEKMQMRGDAVTLSGIDNNLRSNAFEGEIPPAPNRPLGTYLETAARGARPAVNFLGTLIRWVVGLLLIFWGGSWLFSVLTVLGAALSIIPFTAVEHTSNGFMFDDSFGALVRNLPPWGAIAGALLLGIPGLGLLLLGLRLLLRRPVLGRSASGVLLGLWLLGVVGSTAAGLQVARDFQAKDTYTTTVRLQPIAGPGIVLDSRNVEDHFQRVNLALAPADSGAAPFVEEEFRARGRTEEAARLTAQQTINYNIVQRDSTIIFDQGITLKSSAAYREQKLNLTLHLPLNKIYRLTPLFIERLDDEDFTNGHRPSGDRAYRARFTREGKFTCLDCPPSADNDDTSDGDAVVNLDVNGNKTQVRVNTDGDEPRVNIRSEADRFNTDPGYYGTGRKATSSSDEFSEVEVHGPFRVVLSQGDSYKAEAAGRPADLADVRLDIRGNRLVVRNRAGGLFSGFDMSRHPILVQITLPRLRHLELSGACQAEASGFRDEDLRLEASSASSARLDVHVPKLELQLSSASQVNLTGAANELTVDGSSASQLEALSLSATRANIDLSSGSQAKVRATDELKVDLSSGSVVRYAGHPRTIAKDLSSGSSLEEVSE is encoded by the coding sequence ATGAAAAAGAACATCAGCATCAATCTGCAGGGCATCATCTTCCACCTCGAAGATGATGGCTATGAAGTGCTTAGCCGCTACCTCCAAGAGGTGAAGGCGCACTTCGCCAGCTACCAGGGCCACGAAGAAATCGTGGCCGACATCGAGGGCCGCATCGCCGAGCTGTTTTCGGCGCGTCTTTCGCCAGTCAAGCAGGTTATCACTCTCCAAGACGTGGAGGAGATGACTGCCAAGATGGGCCGCGTGAGCGACTTCCAGACCTCGCCCGACGAGGACGAAGACACCTACGCCGAGCCGGCGGCTACGGCGGCTGGCGCCGGCCGCGCTTTCACCGGTGGCCCTACCCCGGCCGATACGGAGCCCCGCCGCCTCTACCGCGACCTGGCCCACCGCAAGATTGCGGGCGTGTGCGCCGGGCTGGCCCAGTACTTCCGGGTGAACCCGCTGCTGGTGCGCCTCATTTTTCTGGCCTTGGTGCTGCTGCCTAACGTGTTTGGGGTGTACGACCACATTCCCGGCACCGGCATGTTTCGCCACCGTTTCGACTTTGGCGGCCTGGCCCTCATCGCCTACGTGGTGCTGTGGATAGCCCTACCTAAGCGCGATGATGCCCCCGAACCTATTGATACGCTGGACTTTGGTGGTAAGCTCACCGGCCGTAAGCTCTTTCGCGACGTCGACAATGGCAAGGTCGGCGGGGTATCGGCGGGGCTAGCCGCTTATTTCCAGACCGACGTGGTGCTGGTACGGGTACTTTTCCTGATTGGCTTATTTTTGGGCGGCTCATCGTTTATTATCTACCTGATACTGTGGGCCGTAGTGCCCGAAGCCCGCACCGTATCGGAGAAAATGCAGATGCGCGGCGATGCCGTAACGCTCTCGGGCATTGATAACAACCTGCGCAGCAATGCTTTTGAGGGAGAAATACCGCCGGCCCCCAACCGCCCGCTGGGCACTTACCTCGAAACGGCGGCTAGGGGTGCCCGGCCGGCCGTAAATTTTCTGGGCACGCTCATTCGCTGGGTGGTGGGGTTACTGCTGATTTTTTGGGGTGGCAGCTGGCTATTTAGCGTGCTGACGGTGCTGGGCGCAGCCCTGAGCATTATTCCCTTCACGGCTGTGGAGCACACCAGCAACGGCTTTATGTTTGATGACAGCTTTGGGGCGCTGGTGCGCAACCTGCCGCCCTGGGGCGCGATAGCTGGGGCGCTGCTATTGGGCATTCCGGGCCTGGGCCTCCTGCTGCTGGGGCTGCGCTTACTACTGCGCCGCCCTGTGTTGGGCCGCTCGGCGAGTGGGGTACTACTGGGCCTATGGCTGCTGGGCGTGGTGGGCTCGACGGCCGCTGGCTTGCAGGTGGCCCGCGATTTTCAGGCCAAAGACACTTATACTACTACCGTGCGCCTGCAACCCATCGCGGGCCCCGGCATCGTGCTTGATTCGCGCAATGTGGAAGACCATTTTCAACGGGTGAACCTGGCCCTGGCCCCGGCCGACAGCGGCGCGGCACCCTTTGTAGAAGAAGAATTCCGGGCCCGGGGCCGCACCGAAGAGGCGGCCCGCCTCACGGCCCAGCAAACGATTAACTACAACATCGTTCAGCGCGACTCGACCATCATCTTCGACCAGGGCATTACGCTGAAAAGCAGCGCTGCCTACCGCGAGCAAAAGCTGAACCTGACCCTGCACCTGCCGCTCAATAAAATCTACCGTCTCACGCCGCTCTTTATCGAACGGCTCGATGATGAAGACTTTACCAACGGCCACCGCCCTAGCGGCGACCGCGCCTACCGCGCCCGCTTCACCCGCGAGGGCAAATTTACTTGCCTCGACTGCCCGCCTTCGGCTGATAATGATGACACTAGCGACGGCGACGCGGTGGTGAACCTGGACGTGAACGGCAATAAAACGCAGGTGCGCGTCAATACTGACGGCGACGAGCCCCGCGTGAATATCCGCTCCGAGGCCGACCGCTTTAACACGGACCCTGGCTACTACGGCACCGGCCGCAAGGCCACGAGCAGCAGCGACGAGTTTAGCGAAGTGGAGGTGCACGGCCCCTTTCGGGTAGTGCTGAGCCAGGGCGACAGCTATAAGGCCGAGGCCGCCGGCCGCCCCGCCGACCTGGCCGACGTGCGCCTCGACATTCGGGGCAACCGCCTGGTGGTGCGCAACCGCGCTGGGGGGCTGTTTTCGGGCTTCGACATGAGCCGCCACCCGATTCTGGTGCAAATCACGTTGCCCCGCCTGCGCCACCTGGAGCTGAGCGGTGCCTGCCAGGCCGAGGCCAGCGGCTTCCGCGACGAAGACCTGCGCCTCGAAGCCTCCAGCGCCTCGTCGGCCCGCCTCGACGTGCACGTGCCTAAACTGGAGTTGCAGCTCAGCAGCGCCAGCCAGGTAAACCTCACCGGCGCGGCCAACGAGCTGACCGTGGACGGCTCCAGCGCCAGCCAGCTCGAAGCGCTGAGCCTGAGCGCCACTCGCGCCAACATCGACCTCAGCAGCGGCTCGCAGGCCAAGGTGCGCGCCACCGACGAGCTGAAAGTAGACCTCAGCAGCGGCAGCGTGGTGCGCTACGCCGGCCACCCGCGCACCATCGCCAAAGACCTCAGCAGCGGCAGTTCGCTGGAAGAAGTGAGCGAGTAA
- a CDS encoding PadR family transcriptional regulator: MKLENTQVQMRKGILEFCILEIIGRGEAYASDMLEELTAARMIVVEGTLYPLLTRLKNAALLDYVWKESTSGPPRKYYTLTEAGRQFLEELRQTWEEMALSVGIIRQPRRP, from the coding sequence ATGAAACTAGAGAACACCCAGGTGCAGATGCGCAAAGGCATCCTCGAATTCTGCATCCTGGAGATAATCGGCCGCGGGGAAGCCTACGCCAGTGACATGCTGGAGGAACTCACCGCGGCCCGCATGATAGTGGTGGAGGGCACCCTCTACCCGCTGCTCACGCGCCTCAAAAATGCCGCCCTGCTCGACTACGTCTGGAAGGAATCGACCTCCGGGCCACCCCGCAAATACTACACGCTCACCGAGGCCGGCCGCCAGTTTTTAGAGGAGCTGCGCCAGACCTGGGAAGAAATGGCCCTCTCGGTGGGCATCATTCGCCAGCCTCGCCGACCCTAG
- a CDS encoding PorV/PorQ family protein, with translation MLQLSASYRCWVLLLGVGAALGLATPAAHAQTYTPKYSNEFLNLGAGARSLGMGKTQVSLANDATAGYWNPAALTSITAKYDGVLMHSELFSGVVKNDYAAFAMPLDDKSAIGVTVLRLGVDNIADTRSLINEYGYIDYGKISYFSVADYALLLSYARKLGPEGLSVGATGKLIYRNVGSYANAYGFGVDVGVQYNRGGLRLGLSARDITTTFNAWSIEADKFANTTFPGERVPSNTTEVTLPHFILGAGYQVKLPAQFTALVAVDAEATTDGQRNTLISAKSVSVDPRVGVEIGYRNMVFLRGGAGNYQRISTFAYDLEWKGQYSLGAGVAFSGLRVDLALSRLAVEKLGATSQTNSLIVSLGYGLGSRAGSVLNTN, from the coding sequence ATGCTACAACTCTCCGCTAGCTACCGTTGCTGGGTGCTGCTGCTGGGCGTAGGCGCCGCGCTGGGGCTAGCCACGCCCGCCGCCCACGCCCAAACTTACACGCCTAAGTACAGCAACGAGTTTTTGAACCTGGGCGCCGGCGCCCGCTCGCTGGGCATGGGCAAGACCCAGGTGAGCCTGGCCAACGATGCCACCGCCGGCTACTGGAACCCGGCGGCCCTTACCAGCATCACCGCCAAGTACGACGGTGTGCTAATGCACTCCGAGCTGTTTTCGGGGGTAGTGAAAAACGACTACGCCGCTTTTGCCATGCCGCTCGATGACAAGAGCGCCATCGGCGTGACGGTGCTGCGGCTAGGCGTGGACAATATTGCCGACACGCGCTCACTCATCAATGAGTACGGCTACATCGACTACGGCAAAATTAGTTATTTTTCAGTAGCTGACTACGCCTTGCTATTATCTTATGCCCGCAAGCTAGGGCCTGAAGGATTGAGTGTAGGTGCTACAGGTAAGTTAATTTATCGCAATGTTGGCTCTTATGCGAATGCATACGGCTTCGGAGTCGATGTAGGCGTGCAATATAATCGGGGTGGCCTGCGGTTAGGGTTATCTGCTCGCGATATAACTACTACTTTCAATGCTTGGAGCATTGAGGCCGACAAGTTTGCCAATACAACCTTTCCCGGCGAGAGAGTACCTTCTAATACAACGGAGGTTACGCTACCTCATTTCATTCTGGGTGCGGGGTATCAGGTCAAGCTTCCAGCACAATTCACAGCACTCGTGGCAGTAGATGCAGAGGCTACTACCGATGGACAACGCAATACACTCATTTCGGCAAAGTCTGTAAGTGTAGACCCACGTGTAGGTGTTGAAATAGGCTATCGCAACATGGTGTTTCTTCGTGGAGGAGCGGGTAATTATCAGAGAATTAGCACATTTGCTTATGACCTTGAATGGAAAGGCCAGTACAGCCTGGGCGCGGGCGTGGCCTTCAGCGGGCTGCGCGTGGATTTGGCGCTCTCGCGCCTGGCGGTAGAGAAGCTAGGCGCGACTTCCCAAACCAATTCGCTCATCGTGAGCCTCGGCTACGGCCTGGGCAGCCGCGCGGGCAGTGTGCTAAATACCAACTAG